A part of Streptomyces sp. DSM 40750 genomic DNA contains:
- a CDS encoding PadR family transcriptional regulator — protein sequence MSRRSGILEFAVLGLLREAPMHGYELRKRLNTSLGVFRAFSYGTLYPCLKTLVANGWLIEESGGTPDDAAAAPLTGRRAKIVYRLTAEGKEHFEELLSQTGPDAYEDEHFAARFAFFGQTSRDVRMRVLEGRRSRLEERLEKMRASLARTRERLDDYTLELQRHGMESVEREVRWLNELIESERAGRALNGPAHGESARDTTEGAPGALPRPGDTPGPDAPGDTTT from the coding sequence ATGAGCCGGCGCTCCGGAATACTTGAGTTCGCTGTCCTCGGCCTGCTCCGCGAAGCCCCGATGCACGGCTATGAGCTGCGTAAACGACTCAACACGTCACTGGGTGTGTTCCGTGCGTTCAGCTACGGGACGCTCTACCCCTGTCTCAAGACGCTGGTCGCCAATGGCTGGTTGATCGAGGAATCGGGGGGGACCCCGGACGATGCTGCCGCCGCCCCGCTCACGGGTCGCCGCGCCAAGATCGTCTACCGGTTGACGGCAGAAGGTAAGGAACACTTCGAGGAGCTGCTCTCACAGACGGGTCCCGACGCCTACGAGGACGAGCACTTCGCCGCTCGCTTCGCGTTCTTCGGGCAGACCTCGCGTGATGTGCGCATGCGCGTCCTGGAGGGCCGTCGCAGCCGTTTGGAGGAACGGCTGGAGAAGATGCGTGCCTCTCTGGCGCGCACCCGCGAGCGCCTCGACGACTACACGCTTGAGCTCCAGCGCCATGGGATGGAGTCCGTGGAGCGCGAAGTGCGCTGGCTGAACGAGCTCATCGAGAGCGAGCGGGCGGGCCGGGCCCTGAATGGCCCCGCCCACGGAGAATCCGCTCGCGACACCACAGAGGGAGCGCCGGGCGCCCTGCCCCGGCCCGGGGACACCCCCGGTCCGGATGCGCCCGGCGACACCACCACGTGA
- a CDS encoding inositol-3-phosphate synthase, whose protein sequence is MGSVRVAVVGVGNCAASLVQGVEYYKDADPASKVPGLMHVQFGDYHVRDVEFVAAFDVDAKKVGLDLADAIGASENNTIKICDVPSTGVTVQRGHTLDGLGKYYRETIEESAEAPVDVIQVLRDKQVDVLVCYLPVGSEDAAKFYAQCAIDAKVAFVNALPVFIAGTKEWADKFTEAGVPIVGDDIKSQVGATITHRVMAKLFEDRGVVLDRTMQLNVGGNMDFKNMLERDRLESKKISKTQAVTSQIRDRELGEGNVHIGPSDYVAWLDDRKWAYVRLEGRAFGDVPLNLEYKLEVWDSPNSAGVIIDAVRAAKIAKDRGIGGPILSASSYFMKSPPVQYFDDEARDNVEKFIKGEIER, encoded by the coding sequence ATGGGTTCGGTTCGCGTAGCCGTCGTCGGTGTGGGCAACTGCGCCGCGTCGCTGGTGCAGGGAGTCGAGTACTACAAGGACGCCGACCCGGCGTCGAAGGTGCCGGGCCTCATGCACGTGCAGTTCGGTGACTATCACGTCCGTGACGTGGAGTTCGTCGCCGCCTTCGATGTCGACGCCAAGAAGGTCGGTCTCGATCTCGCGGACGCCATCGGCGCCTCCGAGAACAACACCATCAAGATCTGTGACGTGCCGAGCACCGGTGTGACCGTGCAGCGCGGCCACACCCTCGACGGCCTCGGCAAGTACTACCGCGAGACCATCGAGGAGTCCGCCGAGGCCCCGGTCGACGTGATCCAGGTCCTCAGGGACAAGCAGGTCGATGTCCTCGTCTGCTACCTGCCCGTCGGCTCTGAGGACGCGGCGAAGTTCTACGCCCAGTGCGCCATCGACGCCAAGGTCGCTTTCGTCAACGCCCTTCCGGTCTTCATCGCCGGCACCAAGGAGTGGGCGGACAAGTTCACCGAGGCGGGCGTTCCGATCGTCGGTGACGACATCAAGTCGCAGGTCGGTGCCACCATCACGCACCGCGTCATGGCGAAGCTGTTCGAGGACCGGGGCGTCGTCCTGGACCGCACGATGCAGCTGAACGTCGGCGGCAACATGGACTTCAAGAACATGCTCGAGCGTGACCGCCTGGAGTCCAAGAAGATCTCCAAGACGCAGGCCGTCACCTCCCAGATCCGCGACCGCGAACTGGGCGAGGGCAACGTCCACATCGGCCCGTCCGACTACGTGGCCTGGCTCGACGACCGCAAGTGGGCGTACGTCCGCCTCGAGGGGCGCGCCTTCGGTGACGTCCCGCTGAACCTGGAGTACAAGCTCGAGGTCTGGGACTCCCCGAACTCCGCCGGTGTCATCATCGACGCAGTGCGCGCCGCGAAGATCGCCAAGGACCGCGGCATCGGCGGCCCGATCCTGTCGGCGTCCTCGTACTTCATGAAGTCCCCGCCGGTGCAGTACTTCGACGACGAGGCCCGCGACAACGTCGAGAAGTTCATCAAGGGCGAGATCGAGCGCTGA
- a CDS encoding MFS transporter has translation MSVVRDLRVLLHFRDFRRLLAVRLLSQGADGVYQVALATYVVFSPEKQTSAAAIASAMAVLLLPYSLVGPFAGVLLDRWRRRQVLLYGNLLRALLASVTAGLILSHVPDWLFYISALCVTAVNRFVLAGLSAALPRVVDADRLVVANSLSPTAGTLAATAGGGLAFVVRLMAADSDAAVVLVGSALYLCAALASLRIARDMLGPDPELVQPRLGAALAGTARGLVAGVRHLAEPGRRTAAWALASMTLMRFCYGALTVMVLMLCRYAWSSDSSGSSGSEEGLALLGLAVGVSGAGFFTAAVMTPWAAGRLGPGLWIVTCSAVAAVLEPALGLPFTEVPILIAAFVLGLVTQGAKIATDTIVQSSVADGYRGRIFSLYDVLFNVAFVGAAAMAALMLPPDGRSVALVITVAVIYAVIAATMARFGVSRRH, from the coding sequence ATGTCCGTCGTGCGCGACCTGCGCGTCCTGCTCCACTTCCGGGACTTCCGCCGCCTGCTCGCCGTACGGCTGCTGTCCCAGGGCGCCGACGGCGTCTATCAGGTCGCGCTCGCCACGTACGTGGTCTTCTCGCCCGAGAAGCAGACGTCGGCGGCCGCGATCGCCTCCGCGATGGCGGTCCTGCTCCTTCCGTACTCCCTCGTCGGCCCCTTCGCGGGTGTCCTGCTGGACCGCTGGCGGCGCCGCCAGGTACTGCTGTACGGCAACCTGCTGCGCGCCCTGCTGGCGTCCGTGACAGCCGGCCTGATCTTGAGCCATGTACCCGACTGGCTCTTCTACATCTCCGCGCTGTGCGTCACGGCGGTCAACCGCTTCGTCCTGGCGGGGCTCTCCGCCGCCCTGCCCCGCGTGGTGGACGCCGATCGCCTGGTGGTCGCCAACTCCCTCTCCCCGACGGCCGGAACGCTCGCCGCGACCGCGGGCGGCGGACTCGCCTTCGTCGTCCGACTGATGGCTGCGGACTCCGACGCCGCGGTGGTCCTCGTCGGCTCGGCCCTCTACCTCTGCGCGGCCCTCGCCTCACTGCGCATCGCCCGGGACATGCTCGGCCCCGACCCTGAGTTGGTGCAGCCGCGGCTGGGTGCGGCACTCGCGGGCACGGCGCGGGGCCTGGTGGCGGGTGTACGGCATCTCGCCGAGCCGGGACGGCGGACAGCGGCCTGGGCGTTGGCCTCGATGACCCTGATGCGGTTCTGCTATGGCGCCCTGACGGTCATGGTGCTCATGCTCTGCCGGTATGCCTGGTCGTCCGACAGCTCCGGATCGTCCGGCTCGGAGGAGGGGCTGGCCCTCCTCGGTCTCGCCGTAGGTGTCTCGGGGGCGGGGTTCTTCACCGCGGCGGTGATGACGCCCTGGGCGGCCGGGCGGTTGGGTCCGGGCCTCTGGATCGTCACCTGCTCCGCGGTCGCCGCGGTGCTGGAACCGGCCCTCGGCCTGCCTTTCACGGAAGTGCCCATACTGATCGCGGCATTCGTCCTGGGCCTCGTCACGCAGGGGGCGAAGATCGCCACGGACACGATCGTCCAGTCCTCGGTCGCCGACGGCTACCGGGGCCGGATCTTCTCCCTCTACGACGTCCTGTTCAACGTGGCCTTCGTCGGCGCCGCCGCCATGGCCGCCCTGATGCTCCCTCCCGACGGCCGCTCGGTTGCTCTGGTGATCACCGTGGCCGTGATCTACGCGGTGATCGCTGCGACCATGGCTCGCTTCGGGGTATCGAGGCGGCACTGA
- a CDS encoding CCA tRNA nucleotidyltransferase — protein MPNANEDISALSQVQRRAVSELLRVSPVADDLARRFQEAGFTLALVGGSVRDALLGRLGNDLDFTTDARPEDVLKIVRPWADSVWEVGIAFGTVGVQKDGYQIEVTTYRSEAYDRTSRKPEVSYGDSIEEDLVRRDFTVNAMAVALPEKEFIDPHGGLEDLSAQVLRTPGTPEESFSDDPLRMMRAARFAAQLDFEVAPEVVAAMTDMAGRLEIVSAERVRDELNKLIVSAHPRKGLSLLVDTGLAEHVMPELPALRLERDEHHRHKDVYDHTLIVLEQAIELEEDGPDLTLRLAALLHDIGKPRTRRFEEDGRVSFHHHEVVGAKMTKKRMAALKYSNELVKDVSRLVELHLRFHGYGTGEWTDSAVRRYVRDAGPLLDRLHKLTRSDCTTRNKRKANALSRAYDGLEERIAQLQEQEELDAIRPDLDGNQIMEILGVGPGPVIGQAYQFLLELRLENGPMEHDEAVAALKEWWAQVPQVQ, from the coding sequence GTGCCGAACGCCAACGAAGACATCAGTGCCCTGAGCCAGGTGCAACGCCGCGCGGTGAGTGAACTGCTGCGGGTGTCCCCTGTCGCCGACGACCTCGCCCGCCGTTTCCAGGAGGCCGGGTTCACGCTCGCCCTGGTCGGCGGTTCGGTCAGGGACGCGCTACTCGGCCGGCTCGGCAACGACCTGGACTTCACGACGGACGCCCGCCCCGAGGACGTGCTGAAGATCGTGCGCCCCTGGGCGGACTCCGTCTGGGAGGTCGGGATCGCCTTCGGCACCGTAGGGGTGCAGAAGGACGGTTACCAGATCGAGGTCACGACCTACCGGTCCGAGGCGTACGACCGCACCTCGCGCAAGCCCGAGGTGTCGTACGGCGACTCGATCGAGGAAGACCTCGTCCGCCGTGACTTCACCGTGAACGCCATGGCGGTGGCACTCCCCGAGAAGGAGTTCATCGACCCCCACGGTGGGCTCGAGGATCTCTCGGCGCAGGTACTGCGCACCCCCGGCACCCCGGAGGAGTCCTTCTCCGACGACCCGCTGCGCATGATGCGTGCCGCGCGTTTCGCCGCACAGTTGGACTTCGAGGTGGCCCCGGAGGTCGTCGCGGCGATGACCGACATGGCCGGCCGTCTCGAGATCGTCTCGGCGGAGCGGGTGCGGGACGAGTTGAACAAGCTGATCGTGTCCGCCCACCCTCGCAAGGGCCTGAGCCTGCTGGTCGACACCGGCCTTGCCGAGCACGTGATGCCCGAGCTGCCGGCGCTGCGGCTGGAGCGTGACGAGCATCACCGGCACAAGGACGTCTACGACCACACGCTGATCGTGCTGGAGCAGGCGATCGAGCTGGAGGAGGACGGACCGGACCTCACCCTCAGGCTTGCCGCGCTGCTGCACGACATCGGCAAGCCCCGCACGCGCCGTTTCGAGGAGGACGGTCGGGTCTCCTTCCACCACCACGAAGTGGTGGGCGCCAAGATGACCAAGAAACGCATGGCGGCCCTCAAGTACTCCAACGAGCTCGTCAAGGATGTCTCACGTCTGGTCGAACTCCACCTGCGCTTCCACGGGTACGGCACCGGTGAGTGGACGGACTCCGCCGTTCGCCGCTACGTGCGTGATGCGGGTCCCCTCCTTGACCGGCTCCACAAGCTGACCCGCTCCGACTGCACCACGCGGAACAAGCGCAAGGCGAACGCCCTGTCCCGCGCGTACGACGGTCTGGAGGAGCGCATCGCCCAGCTTCAGGAGCAGGAGGAACTGGACGCCATCCGCCCGGATCTCGACGGCAACCAGATCATGGAGATTCTGGGCGTCGGACCCGGCCCGGTGATCGGGCAGGCGTACCAGTTCCTGCTGGAGCTGCGGCTGGAGAACGGACCGATGGAACACGATGAGGCGGTGGCGGCTCTGAAGGAGTGGTGGGCCCAGGTGCCGCAGGTTCAGTGA
- a CDS encoding DUF6049 family protein: MAEAADFQGMSPSPARRWLLRTGALFAGVPLLAGLLQLPAAPDAQAAQKASLTDATGSNTVEVSLDSLSPSVPTDGDTITVSGTVTNKGKQTVTDAHVGLRVASAAVTGRSAIDDAAKRTGFDQFTDGTELGGKYVEKFSKLASGVAQPFTISVPVKELDLGSDGVYQLGVSLSGKTSAAPYDQVLGIQRTFLPWQPDDADTKTKTTYLWPLISTTHLTAETGPGEQQTPVFLNDDLAKEISAGGRLEQMLTLGEDLDITWVIDPDLLASVVAMTESYRVRSGSTTVAGKNQAAAKEWLAALETAVQGEEVIALPFADPDLAALAQNGKTITGSLSRLKDATDVAADTVHNILRVVPDTDFAWPVNGAVDPSIVKVAVSAGADKVIARSDSLQENNSLSYTPNAARPVGAGTTAVVADARLSTAFQGDMTKAESSTLAVQRFLAQSLMTDLQNNKQRSLVIAPQRMPSASQAQTMAQALTALQGGTWSQPQELSAAAAAKPDPGANTKIPSASAYPTSLRKQALPKSAFQEIQATQVGLNRFRVILSDPSRVVTPFGRTMDREMSTSWRGRSLEAAVYRNDLHGTATSYLDTLIGQVRLIEKSETKLSGRSATIPVTVQNNLVQGVDNLRLRLTSQSPKRLKIGDKSFDERSVDISGGHSESVKFTTNAEANGPVTVVAQLYTADGEKYGDEVTFTVNVTEITPTVMLVIAGGVLLLVLAGFRMYTQRKRAAARLEAEGTSTDDSAEDVPPDADANAEAASVVHTPEEESPAKSGADEPEHQSDPAPDTAPESADPSGTGERVDR, from the coding sequence GTGGCCGAGGCGGCAGACTTCCAGGGGATGAGTCCCTCACCTGCCCGCCGGTGGCTGCTGCGCACCGGAGCGCTGTTCGCCGGGGTACCCCTGTTGGCCGGTCTGCTCCAGCTGCCCGCAGCCCCGGACGCTCAGGCGGCGCAGAAGGCCTCCCTGACCGACGCCACGGGGTCGAACACAGTCGAGGTCTCCCTGGACTCGCTCAGCCCCAGCGTGCCCACCGACGGCGACACGATCACCGTCTCGGGCACGGTCACGAACAAAGGCAAGCAGACGGTCACGGACGCCCATGTGGGCCTGCGCGTGGCCTCGGCGGCCGTGACGGGCCGCTCGGCCATCGACGACGCGGCCAAGCGCACCGGCTTCGACCAGTTCACCGACGGGACAGAGCTCGGCGGGAAGTACGTGGAGAAGTTCTCCAAGCTCGCCTCCGGCGTGGCCCAGCCCTTCACCATCTCCGTGCCCGTCAAGGAGCTGGACCTCGGCTCGGACGGTGTCTACCAGCTGGGCGTCTCGCTCTCGGGCAAAACCTCCGCCGCTCCGTACGACCAGGTTCTCGGCATCCAGCGCACATTCCTGCCGTGGCAGCCCGACGACGCGGACACGAAGACGAAGACGACGTACCTCTGGCCCCTGATCTCCACCACCCACCTGACGGCCGAGACAGGTCCCGGCGAGCAGCAGACGCCGGTCTTCCTGAACGACGACCTGGCCAAGGAAATCTCCGCAGGCGGACGCCTGGAGCAGATGCTGACGCTGGGCGAGGACCTCGACATCACCTGGGTGATCGATCCGGACCTGCTGGCGTCCGTCGTGGCAATGACGGAGAGCTACCGGGTCCGGAGCGGGAGCACCACCGTCGCGGGCAAGAACCAGGCTGCCGCCAAGGAATGGCTGGCGGCACTGGAGACGGCGGTCCAGGGCGAAGAGGTGATCGCACTTCCCTTCGCCGACCCCGACCTCGCGGCGCTGGCGCAGAACGGCAAGACGATCACCGGCTCCCTCAGCCGGTTGAAGGACGCCACCGACGTGGCCGCGGACACCGTCCACAACATCCTCCGTGTGGTGCCGGACACGGATTTCGCCTGGCCCGTGAACGGCGCCGTGGACCCCTCGATCGTCAAGGTCGCCGTCTCCGCGGGCGCCGACAAGGTGATCGCCCGCAGCGACAGCCTGCAGGAGAACAACAGCCTGTCCTACACGCCCAACGCGGCCCGGCCCGTCGGCGCCGGCACCACCGCCGTGGTCGCGGACGCCCGGCTGTCGACCGCGTTCCAGGGCGATATGACGAAGGCCGAGAGCTCCACTCTGGCCGTGCAGAGGTTCCTCGCCCAGAGCCTGATGACGGACCTCCAGAACAACAAGCAGCGCAGCCTCGTGATCGCCCCGCAGCGCATGCCGTCCGCGAGCCAGGCGCAGACAATGGCGCAGGCTCTGACGGCGCTCCAGGGGGGAACCTGGTCGCAGCCCCAGGAGCTGTCCGCGGCCGCCGCCGCAAAGCCCGATCCGGGCGCCAACACCAAGATCCCGTCAGCCTCGGCGTATCCCACGTCGCTGCGCAAGCAGGCGCTGCCGAAGTCGGCTTTCCAGGAGATCCAGGCCACGCAGGTCGGCCTCAACCGCTTCAGGGTGATCCTTTCCGACCCGTCCCGCGTGGTCACGCCCTTCGGCAGGACCATGGACCGGGAAATGTCCACCTCCTGGCGGGGCCGTTCTTTGGAGGCGGCGGTCTACCGCAACGACTTGCATGGGACTGCGACGTCGTACCTCGACACGCTCATCGGCCAGGTCCGGCTGATCGAGAAGTCCGAGACGAAGCTCTCGGGCCGCAGCGCGACGATCCCCGTGACCGTGCAGAACAACCTCGTGCAGGGTGTCGACAACCTGAGGCTGCGTCTCACGTCTCAGTCCCCGAAGCGTCTGAAGATCGGTGACAAGTCCTTCGACGAGCGGTCCGTCGACATCTCCGGCGGGCACAGCGAGTCGGTGAAGTTCACGACAAACGCCGAGGCCAACGGGCCGGTCACCGTGGTAGCCCAGCTCTACACGGCGGACGGCGAGAAGTATGGTGACGAGGTCACCTTCACGGTCAACGTCACCGAGATCACGCCCACGGTGATGCTGGTCATCGCCGGTGGCGTCCTGCTCCTCGTCCTCGCCGGATTCCGGATGTACACCCAGCGCAAGCGCGCCGCCGCCCGACTGGAGGCAGAGGGAACCTCGACGGACGACAGCGCGGAAGACGTCCCGCCGGACGCGGACGCGAACGCCGAGGCTGCCTCAGTCGTACACACTCCCGAGGAGGAGTCCCCGGCGAAGTCCGGGGCAGACGAGCCGGAGCACCAGAGTGACCCGGCACCGGACACCGCACCGGAAAGCGCCGACCCGTCCGGCACGGGTGAGAGAGTGGACCGTTGA
- the murJ gene encoding murein biosynthesis integral membrane protein MurJ — protein sequence MNAPYDGDRGQGAADSGYPDGPLPGPGQVPPPQPPADMYLQDAYAQDPYRAQDLAAQDPVAEALYDRAAHPPPAPGTYQPQQPLYGQPSAPQYGPDPRVWAQTPAPEPEGPTRHLPYGDDARTTQFVGVDDLVTQAGEERHEPDAFAHLFRDQQQGGHAPVAMGQPSVPGPSPAPTPGRPVYEEPAAAPTPAPPAKKGGRASGLLKSSAVMAAGTMVSRLTGFIRSAMIVSALGLFLLGDSFQVAYQLPTMIYILTVGGGLNSVFVPQLVRAMKDDEDGGEAYANRLLTLVMVVLALLTALAMFAAPLLVRALSVGVANNPAANDVAVTFTRYFLPSIFFMGIHVVMGQILNARGRFGAMMWTPVLNNVVIIVTLGAFLWVYGSAADSHMTVENIPPEGVRLLGVGILLGLVVQALAMIPYLRETGFRLRLRFDWKGHGLGKAAMLAKWTILFVLANQAGALVVTQLATSSGIDSGVNGTGFASYANAQLIWGLPQAIITVSLMAALLPRISRSAAEDDTGAVRDDISQGLRTTAVAIVPIAFGFVALGIPMCTLIFGSSGTSAATNMGFMLMAFGLGLVPYSVQYVVLRAFYAYEDTRTPFYNTVIVAAVNASASAICFFVIPARWAVVGMAASYGLAYMIGVGVAWQRLRKRLGGDLDGARVMRTYARLSIASLPAALLSGAACYGISRTLGQGVGGSMLALVGGGIVLLGVFYVAARRMRIEELNSMVGMVRGRLGR from the coding sequence ATGAACGCGCCGTACGACGGTGACCGCGGCCAGGGTGCGGCCGACTCGGGGTATCCCGACGGCCCGCTGCCCGGGCCGGGCCAGGTGCCACCGCCGCAGCCCCCCGCGGACATGTACCTCCAGGACGCCTACGCCCAGGACCCGTACCGCGCCCAGGATCTGGCCGCCCAGGACCCGGTGGCCGAGGCGCTCTACGACCGTGCCGCGCACCCCCCGCCGGCCCCGGGCACCTACCAGCCGCAGCAGCCGCTCTACGGGCAGCCGTCGGCGCCTCAGTACGGCCCCGACCCACGCGTGTGGGCCCAGACGCCGGCCCCCGAGCCGGAGGGGCCTACGCGGCATCTGCCGTACGGCGACGACGCCCGTACGACCCAGTTCGTCGGCGTGGACGACCTGGTGACACAGGCCGGGGAGGAGCGCCACGAGCCGGACGCGTTCGCCCATCTCTTCCGCGACCAGCAGCAGGGGGGCCACGCCCCCGTGGCCATGGGGCAGCCGTCCGTTCCCGGGCCCAGCCCTGCCCCCACCCCGGGTCGCCCGGTGTACGAGGAGCCCGCAGCCGCTCCCACACCCGCGCCTCCGGCGAAGAAGGGCGGGCGTGCCTCGGGCCTGCTGAAGTCGAGCGCCGTGATGGCGGCCGGCACCATGGTCTCGCGCCTCACCGGCTTCATCCGCTCGGCGATGATCGTCTCGGCACTGGGCCTCTTCCTGCTGGGCGACTCCTTCCAGGTGGCGTACCAGCTGCCGACGATGATCTACATCCTGACCGTCGGCGGTGGCCTCAACTCCGTCTTCGTGCCCCAGCTCGTACGCGCCATGAAGGACGACGAGGACGGCGGCGAGGCCTACGCCAACCGCCTGCTGACCCTCGTCATGGTGGTTCTCGCTCTGCTCACCGCGCTCGCGATGTTCGCAGCGCCGCTCCTGGTACGCGCTCTGTCGGTGGGAGTCGCCAACAATCCCGCAGCCAACGACGTCGCCGTCACCTTCACCCGCTACTTCCTGCCCTCGATCTTTTTCATGGGCATTCACGTGGTGATGGGTCAAATCCTCAACGCACGCGGCCGGTTCGGCGCCATGATGTGGACGCCGGTCCTGAACAACGTCGTCATCATCGTCACCCTCGGCGCCTTCCTCTGGGTCTACGGCAGCGCGGCCGACTCCCACATGACGGTCGAGAACATCCCGCCGGAGGGCGTGCGACTGCTCGGGGTCGGCATACTGCTCGGCCTCGTCGTCCAGGCTCTGGCGATGATCCCGTATCTGCGGGAGACCGGGTTCCGGCTGCGGCTGCGCTTCGACTGGAAGGGCCATGGCCTCGGCAAGGCCGCGATGCTCGCCAAGTGGACGATCCTGTTCGTCCTCGCCAACCAGGCGGGTGCGCTCGTCGTCACCCAGCTGGCCACCTCATCCGGCATCGACTCCGGCGTCAACGGCACAGGCTTCGCCTCCTACGCCAACGCCCAGCTCATCTGGGGCCTGCCGCAGGCCATCATCACGGTGTCCCTGATGGCGGCCCTGCTCCCGCGCATCTCGCGCTCGGCCGCCGAGGACGACACCGGCGCCGTTCGTGACGACATCTCACAGGGCCTTCGCACCACAGCGGTTGCCATCGTGCCGATCGCCTTCGGCTTCGTCGCGCTCGGCATCCCGATGTGCACACTGATCTTCGGCTCCTCCGGCACCAGTGCGGCCACGAACATGGGCTTCATGCTGATGGCCTTCGGGCTCGGCCTGGTCCCGTACTCCGTGCAGTACGTCGTCCTCCGCGCCTTCTACGCATACGAGGACACCCGGACGCCGTTCTACAACACGGTCATCGTCGCCGCCGTCAACGCAAGCGCCTCTGCGATCTGCTTCTTCGTGATCCCGGCCCGCTGGGCCGTGGTCGGCATGGCCGCCTCGTACGGTCTGGCGTACATGATCGGGGTCGGCGTCGCCTGGCAGCGGCTGCGCAAGCGGCTGGGCGGGGATCTGGACGGAGCCAGGGTCATGCGGACGTACGCACGGCTGTCCATCGCCTCGCTGCCCGCGGCGCTGCTCAGCGGCGCGGCCTGCTACGGCATCAGCCGGACCCTGGGACAGGGCGTCGGCGGCTCGATGCTCGCGCTCGTCGGAGGAGGAATCGTTCTGCTCGGTGTCTTCTACGTCGCCGCGCGGCGCATGCGCATCGAAGAGCTCAACTCGATGGTCGGTATGGTCCGCGGACGGCTGGGGCGCTGA
- a CDS encoding protein kinase family protein, which produces MAERSTAAVDVADNSGDEPLTAEADQSTADGEAQNRERDTESAASEEAQGGGGTESPSQTTPPELHSGHKLARRYRLEECVTRLDGFSSWRAVDEKLRRAVGVHVLPADHARARSVLAAARSSALLGDPRFVQVLDAVEENDLVYVVHEWLPDATELTALLASGPLEPHDAYQMVNQVSHAMAAAHREGLSHLRLNPSAVLRSAAGQWRIRGLAVNAALRGIGSDTPQRTDTEAIGALLYAALTQRWPYENDAHGLSGLPKGVGLIAPDQVRAGVHRGLSELAMRALVNDGATASRHESPCTTPEELVKAIGEMPRIRPPEPAFTAPPDYQRTTYQQGTYGRQAPHAGVTQPLPAPPPPLQSRTGKALKWAVSALLIAALGLGSWQLADALMGRGGQSGEPDTSQSADGNDKGTDKAKPVTTLSIKDAAEYYPDGKPQHADDADLTYDSSASTYWRTYSYNAGPTLAPFKQGVGIVYDLGSVQEVSAASIGLYYSGDHTTATLYAADSLSSSAPLSSMTKIATNKTSGTELKISAKEPVKTRYVLVWLTDVPNAAGDQFSGAGYKQAITDVKFTG; this is translated from the coding sequence GTGGCGGAACGGAGCACGGCTGCCGTCGACGTGGCAGACAACAGCGGCGATGAGCCGCTGACCGCAGAAGCGGACCAGTCCACGGCCGACGGGGAGGCCCAGAACCGGGAGCGGGACACGGAAAGCGCGGCGAGCGAAGAGGCACAAGGGGGCGGCGGTACCGAGAGCCCTTCCCAAACGACACCGCCCGAACTGCACAGCGGCCACAAGCTCGCCAGACGCTACCGCCTCGAAGAGTGCGTCACCCGTCTGGACGGTTTCAGCAGTTGGCGTGCCGTGGACGAGAAACTGCGTCGCGCGGTTGGGGTACACGTGCTGCCCGCCGACCACGCGCGCGCTCGTTCCGTGCTGGCGGCGGCCCGCTCATCGGCGCTGCTGGGTGATCCCCGCTTCGTCCAGGTGCTGGACGCGGTCGAGGAGAACGACCTCGTGTACGTGGTGCACGAGTGGCTTCCCGACGCTACGGAACTGACGGCGCTACTGGCCTCCGGCCCGCTGGAGCCGCACGACGCGTACCAGATGGTCAACCAGGTCTCCCACGCCATGGCCGCCGCGCACCGCGAGGGACTCTCCCACCTGCGGCTCAACCCGAGCGCCGTGCTGCGCTCTGCCGCCGGGCAGTGGCGCATCCGCGGTCTCGCGGTGAACGCCGCGCTGCGGGGCATCGGCTCGGACACCCCGCAGCGCACGGACACCGAGGCGATCGGCGCACTGCTGTACGCGGCGCTCACCCAGCGCTGGCCGTACGAGAACGACGCGCACGGCCTCTCCGGGCTCCCCAAGGGTGTCGGGCTCATCGCACCCGACCAGGTCCGGGCAGGCGTCCACCGGGGCCTGTCGGAGCTGGCCATGCGTGCGCTCGTCAACGACGGCGCCACCGCCTCCCGCCACGAGTCCCCGTGCACGACGCCGGAGGAACTGGTGAAGGCGATCGGTGAGATGCCCCGCATCCGCCCGCCGGAGCCCGCGTTCACCGCGCCACCCGACTACCAGCGCACGACGTACCAGCAGGGGACATACGGGCGCCAGGCGCCGCATGCAGGCGTCACCCAGCCACTGCCCGCCCCGCCACCTCCGCTGCAGAGCCGTACCGGCAAGGCCCTCAAGTGGGCCGTCTCGGCGCTACTGATCGCCGCGCTCGGTCTCGGCAGCTGGCAACTCGCCGACGCGCTCATGGGCCGAGGAGGCCAGTCCGGCGAGCCGGACACCAGCCAGAGCGCGGACGGCAACGACAAGGGCACCGACAAGGCCAAGCCCGTCACGACGCTCAGCATCAAGGACGCCGCTGAGTACTACCCGGACGGCAAGCCCCAGCACGCGGACGACGCGGATCTGACGTACGACAGCAGCGCGTCGACCTACTGGCGGACCTACTCCTACAACGCCGGCCCCACGCTGGCGCCGTTCAAGCAGGGCGTCGGCATCGTCTACGACCTCGGCTCGGTCCAGGAGGTGTCGGCGGCCTCGATAGGGCTGTACTACTCCGGCGACCACACGACGGCCACGCTCTATGCGGCCGACTCCCTGTCATCGTCCGCTCCGCTCAGCTCCATGACGAAGATCGCCACGAACAAGACGAGTGGGACGGAACTGAAAATCTCCGCCAAGGAGCCGGTGAAAACCCGATACGTTCTCGTCTGGCTCACCGATGTGCCCAATGCAGCCGGTGACCAGTTCAGTGGCGCCGGCTACAAGCAGGCGATCACTGACGTGAAGTTCACGGGCTGA